Part of the Paracoccus sp. MC1862 genome, CATGGCCGTCAGCCGCGGCCAGACCGAGGCCGCCGCGGCCTTGGGGATGCGCGCCCGCCCGATCATGGCGCTGGTGGTGCTGCCGCAGGCGCTGCGGGTCATCATCCCGCCGCTGATCTCGCAGTTCCTGAACCTGACCAAGAACAGTTCGCTGGCGATCGCGGTGGGCTATCCCGACTTGCGGGCGACGCTGGGCGGCACCACGCTGAACCAGACGGGGCGGGAAATGGAATCGATGATCCTGATGATGGGGATCTATCTGGCGATCAGCCTGATCGTCTCGGCGGTGATGAACCTCTACAATTCCCGCGTCCGGCTGAAGGAGCGCTGAGATGAGCGAAGTCCATGCCGAAACCGTCCCCTTCGTGCGCGGCACCATGCTGCCGCCGACCCCTCCGCCTGCGCGGCAATCGGGGGTGGTGCTGTGGCTGCGCGAGAACCTGTTTTCCGGGCCGCTGAACATCCTGCTGACTCTGGCCGGCCTGGCGGTTGTCTGGAGCATCGTCTCGCATCTGTGGCCGTGGTTCGCGAACTCGGTCTGGAACGCATCCAGCATCGGCGAGTGCCGCCAGATCATCGCCGAGCGCGACGGCCCCGGCGCCACCGGCGCCTGCTTCGCCATCATCCGCGAACGCTGGAACCAGTTCATCTTCGGCTTCTACCCGGCCGAGCATTACTGGCGCCCCACCGCTGCATTCGCGCTGCTGCTGTTCGCGGTGGCTCCCATCCTGTTTTCCGAAAGCCGCCGGCTGCGCTGGACGGTGCTGGCGCTGACCGCGGTCCTTGGCTTTGCGGCCTGCGTCGCGCTGGGCACGCCCATACGGCCGCTGCTGGTCATCGGCGCCGCTTTCGTCGCCCTGACGGCGCTGATCGAATACGCGCCGGGACGGGCGCTGGTCTTCAGCCTCCTTTACCCTTTCCTTGCGGTCTGGCTGCTCTGGGGCGGGCCGATCTGGAATCCGCTTGCGGTTCTGGCCGGATTTGCCCTTGCCCTGATCATCTGGCGGACCCTCGGACGCTTCGGCGCGGGGTTGATCGGGCTGGCGCTGGGCGTGGGTTTTGCCGTCTGGTGGTGGACGGCGCTCGGCCCCCGGGTGGCGGCGGACCTGCAGGCGCTTCTGCCGATGGCGCTGGCCCCGGTCGAATCGCGGTCCTTCGGCGGCTTCCTGCTGGCGCTGACCATCGGCGTCTCGGGCATCGTCATGTCGCTGCCGCTGGGGATCATCCTGGCGCTTGCCCGCCAGTCGAACCTGCCGGTAGTCAAGATGCTGGCAGTCATGTTCATCGAGTTCATCCGCGGCGTGCCGCTGATCACGCTGCTCTTCGTGGCCTCGATCCTGCTGAACTACTTCCTGCCGCCGGGCACCAGCTTCGACATTATCCTGCGGGTCATCATCATGGTGACCCTGTTCGCGAGCGCCTACATGGCCGAGGTGATCCGCGGCGGCTTGGCCGCCCTGCCGCGCGGGCAATACGAGGGCGCGGACTCGCTTGGCCTGACCTATTGGCAGGCGCAGCGGCTGATCATCCTGCCGCAGGCGCTGAAGATTTCCATCCCCGGCATCGTCGGCACCTTCATCGGCGTCTTCAAGGACACCACGCTGGTCACCTTCGTGGGCCTTTTCGACCCGCTGAAGCAGATGGCCGACACGATCCGGGCGACCTTCGCCTGGAAGGGTGCCTATTGGGAGCCTTACGTCTTCACCGGCACCATCTTCTTCATCCTGTGCTTCGCCATGTCCCGATACGCCATGTATCTGGAACGGCGGCTCAAGACCGATCACCGCTGAGGGACCGTTTATGACCGACCTGAACACCCGGCCCCGGCCGGCCCCCGCGATGGGGTCCGAGATCGCCGTGCGGATCGAGAAGCTGAACAAGTGGTACGGCACCTTTCACGTGCTGCGCGACATCGACCTGACCGTCCACCGGGGCGAGCGGATCGTGATCGCCGGGCCGTCGGGATCGGGGAAATCGACGCTGATCCGCTGCATCAACCAGCTTGAGGAACACCAGTCCGGCCGCATCACCGTGGACGGGATCGAACTGACCAACGACATCAAGAACATCGACAAGATCCGGTCCGAGGTCGGGATGGTGTTCCAGCACTTCAACCTGTTCCCGCATCTGACCGTGCTGGAGAACTGCACCCTTGCGCCCATCTGGGTCCGCAAGGTGCCCCGGCGCGAGGCCGAGGAAACGGCGATGCATTTCCTGCGCGAGGTCCGCATCCCCGAGCAGGCCGACAAGTATCCCGGCCAGTTGTCGGGCGGCCAGCAGCAGCGGGTGGCCATTGCCCGCTCGCTCTGCATGAAGCCCAAGATCATGCTCTTCGACGAGCCGACCAGCGCCCTTGATCCCGAGATGATCAAGGAAGTTCTGGATACCATGATCGAGCTGGCCGAGGGCGGCATGACGATGATCTGCGTGACGCATGAGATGGGCTTTGCCCAGGCCGTGGCGCATCGGGTGATCTTCATGGACCAGGGCCAGATCGTCGAGGAGAACACCCCGCGCGAGTTTTTCAACAATCCGCAATCCGAACGCACCAAGCTGTTCCTCAGCCAGATTCTGGGGCATTGAGGGACAAAACAACGCGCGTGGGGGTGATCGAATGAACCAGATGTATCTGCTGCTGCTCGGCCTTCTGGGCGTCGCCGCCATCGGCAGCCTTCTGTCCAGCGACGACGACGAGGAATTCGACGAAGGCGAGGACCTGCCTGACATTCCCGTCCGGGACGGCACCGACAATTCCGAGACGCTGACCGGCACCGACGGGGCCGAGATCATCCGCGGCTTCCGGGGGGACGACACCATCGACGCGGGCGCCGGCGACGACTGGATCTACGGGGGGCTGGACGATGATACGGTCATCGCCGATGCCGGGGACGACCGCGTCTTCCTGGGCAGGGGCGACGATCTCTACGGCGAGCGCGGCAGCACCGCCGATGACGGCAACGACACCATCGAGGGCGGCAGCGGCAAGGACACCGTCCATGCAGGCGCGGGCGATGACCTGATTCTGCCCGGCGACGACGACAATGACGACGACGTGCTGAACGGCGGCCCCGGCTCGGACACGATCCGGGGCGGCCATGGCGATGACCTCATCGGCGCCGACGACGTTCTGGATGGCGATCCCGACTTTTACTACGGCGACAAGGGCAGCGACACGATCTGGCTCGGCGACGGCGATTACGCCGAAGGGGGCGAAGGCCGCGACGACTACCTGCTGACCGCGGGCCTGGGCGCCTCGACCATCGTCTATGGATCGGCGGACCGGATCACCGTGAACTACGAGGGCACCGGGGATGATCCGCCCGAGGTCAGGGTGGTGCAGTCGGGCGCAGACGCCCATCTGGTCGTGGACGGCGATGTTCTGGCCATTCTCAAGGACACCGACGCTGCGGCGGTCGACGAGATCGAGCTGAAGGCATCGGGCAGCGCGGCTGGTGCCGCCACGGGTGCCGTCGTCGGCGGTCCCGCGGGTTCCGGTCCCGGCTCTGCTGCAGGACCGGCAAGCTAGGACAGGAGCGCGCCTCTGGCTGGAACGGCCCGCCGCCCTGGCGGGCCGTCTGTATTTCAGACCGCCGTGCGGCGCATCTCGTCCAGGTAGATCTCGCGCAGCCGCCGCGCCACGGGGCCGGGCTTGCCGTCCCCGATGGCCGTGCCGTCCAGTTCCACCACCGGCATCACGAAGGCCGAGGCCGAGGTGATGAAGGCCTCGTCCGCCGCCTTTGCCTCATCCACGGTGAAGCTGCGTTCCTCGACCCCAAGCTGCGCCTCGGCGGCCAGCCGCAGCACCGCGGCGCGGGTGATGCCATGCAGGATGTCGGTCGAAAGCTGGCGGGTGATGATGGTGCCGTCCTTGACGATATAGGCGTTGTTCGAGGTTCCTTCGGTCACCAGCCCGTCCTCGACCATCCAGGCGTCGTCGCAGCCCCGCGCCTTGGCCTCCATCTTGGCCATCGAGGGGTAAAGGAGTTGCACCGTCTTGATGTCGCGGCGCGACCAGCGCAGGTCGGGCACCGTGCAGACTCGCAGCCCGGTTTCCGCCTGCGGGTTCTGGGCCAATCCCGGCTTCGACTGGGTGAACATGACGACCGTGGGCGTTGTCCCTTCGGGCGGATAGGCAAAGTCGCGGTCACCGGGGTTGCCGCGCGTGACCTGCAGATAGACCAGCCCCTCGGCAATGCCGTTTTCCGTGACCAGCCGCTGGTGCGCTTGCAGCCATTCCGCATTCGTCATGGGATGGGTCATGCCCAGCTCATCCAGCGAGCGCGCCAGCCGTTTCATATGGCCGTCGAAATCCAGAAGCCTGCCGTCCAGCACGCTGACGACCTCGTAGACGCCGTCGGCCATCAGAAATCCCCGGTCGAAGATCGAGACGGTGGCCTGTTCCTCAGGCAGGTAGCGGCCGTTGACAAGGACGGTGCGGGACATCGTGTTCTCCGGAATGTGGCGGGTTGGTTGTGCGCCAATGCGCGGATGCGTTCAATGCGCCTTCCCCGTGCATCCGCAGAAAGGCTTGCTGCAACTGCGGCAACAATCTATCACCCCTGCGACACGCCACGAAATATCCTTGCACGAGGTCTCATGTCTTTCCGGCTGCAACCC contains:
- a CDS encoding amino acid ABC transporter permease (The N-terminal region of this protein, as described by TIGR01726, is a three transmembrane segment that identifies a subfamily of ABC transporter permease subunits, which specificities that include histidine, arginine, glutamine, glutamate, L-cystine (sic), the opines (in Agrobacterium) octopine and nopaline, etc.): MSEVHAETVPFVRGTMLPPTPPPARQSGVVLWLRENLFSGPLNILLTLAGLAVVWSIVSHLWPWFANSVWNASSIGECRQIIAERDGPGATGACFAIIRERWNQFIFGFYPAEHYWRPTAAFALLLFAVAPILFSESRRLRWTVLALTAVLGFAACVALGTPIRPLLVIGAAFVALTALIEYAPGRALVFSLLYPFLAVWLLWGGPIWNPLAVLAGFALALIIWRTLGRFGAGLIGLALGVGFAVWWWTALGPRVAADLQALLPMALAPVESRSFGGFLLALTIGVSGIVMSLPLGIILALARQSNLPVVKMLAVMFIEFIRGVPLITLLFVASILLNYFLPPGTSFDIILRVIIMVTLFASAYMAEVIRGGLAALPRGQYEGADSLGLTYWQAQRLIILPQALKISIPGIVGTFIGVFKDTTLVTFVGLFDPLKQMADTIRATFAWKGAYWEPYVFTGTIFFILCFAMSRYAMYLERRLKTDHR
- a CDS encoding amino acid ABC transporter ATP-binding protein, giving the protein MGSEIAVRIEKLNKWYGTFHVLRDIDLTVHRGERIVIAGPSGSGKSTLIRCINQLEEHQSGRITVDGIELTNDIKNIDKIRSEVGMVFQHFNLFPHLTVLENCTLAPIWVRKVPRREAEETAMHFLREVRIPEQADKYPGQLSGGQQQRVAIARSLCMKPKIMLFDEPTSALDPEMIKEVLDTMIELAEGGMTMICVTHEMGFAQAVAHRVIFMDQGQIVEENTPREFFNNPQSERTKLFLSQILGH
- a CDS encoding calcium-binding protein encodes the protein MYLLLLGLLGVAAIGSLLSSDDDEEFDEGEDLPDIPVRDGTDNSETLTGTDGAEIIRGFRGDDTIDAGAGDDWIYGGLDDDTVIADAGDDRVFLGRGDDLYGERGSTADDGNDTIEGGSGKDTVHAGAGDDLILPGDDDNDDDVLNGGPGSDTIRGGHGDDLIGADDVLDGDPDFYYGDKGSDTIWLGDGDYAEGGEGRDDYLLTAGLGASTIVYGSADRITVNYEGTGDDPPEVRVVQSGADAHLVVDGDVLAILKDTDAAAVDEIELKASGSAAGAATGAVVGGPAGSGPGSAAGPAS
- a CDS encoding D-amino-acid transaminase gives rise to the protein MSRTVLVNGRYLPEEQATVSIFDRGFLMADGVYEVVSVLDGRLLDFDGHMKRLARSLDELGMTHPMTNAEWLQAHQRLVTENGIAEGLVYLQVTRGNPGDRDFAYPPEGTTPTVVMFTQSKPGLAQNPQAETGLRVCTVPDLRWSRRDIKTVQLLYPSMAKMEAKARGCDDAWMVEDGLVTEGTSNNAYIVKDGTIITRQLSTDILHGITRAAVLRLAAEAQLGVEERSFTVDEAKAADEAFITSASAFVMPVVELDGTAIGDGKPGPVARRLREIYLDEMRRTAV